Proteins encoded within one genomic window of Bdellovibrio bacteriovorus:
- a CDS encoding LysR family transcriptional regulator: MNLDGIDVFVKVVQAGSFTAAAKLLNMPTTTVSGKVAQLERRLGVTLLQRTTRKLNLTQAGSKFFSRCVKALEEVEAGESELTAIKAEPQGLLKITTVADLGHSLMPDLIRGYLKKYPQMKVELILTTRVVDLIGEGIDLALRTGNLEDSTLIAKKFYNDELGLWASPAYLKKNGIPKAVKDLKKHQFIKFSSSPRLFKTMSDKDAEKLVMPSRIFVDDMETMKAFVLGGDGIGTLPGTLADKEEKAGKIVRVLPGWRWGAANFYFVYPPQRFVSLKVQTFIEHALQTRAERKDL; the protein is encoded by the coding sequence ATGAACTTAGATGGAATAGACGTTTTCGTAAAAGTAGTTCAAGCAGGAAGCTTCACCGCAGCGGCGAAGTTATTAAATATGCCGACGACGACTGTCAGTGGAAAAGTCGCCCAGTTAGAGCGGCGACTGGGTGTCACTTTACTTCAGCGCACCACCCGCAAACTCAATCTAACTCAGGCCGGTAGCAAGTTTTTCTCCAGATGCGTAAAAGCTTTGGAGGAAGTAGAAGCGGGCGAAAGTGAACTCACTGCGATTAAGGCAGAACCTCAAGGACTTTTAAAAATCACTACGGTCGCGGATCTTGGGCACTCATTGATGCCGGATCTTATTCGCGGTTATTTGAAAAAATATCCCCAAATGAAGGTGGAGCTTATTCTTACAACTCGCGTAGTGGATCTAATCGGCGAAGGAATAGACCTCGCACTCCGCACCGGCAATTTGGAGGACTCCACTCTGATAGCGAAGAAGTTTTATAATGATGAATTGGGACTGTGGGCCTCTCCGGCTTATTTAAAAAAGAACGGCATACCAAAAGCCGTGAAAGATCTTAAGAAACACCAATTCATTAAGTTTTCTTCCAGCCCCCGGCTATTCAAAACTATGAGCGACAAAGACGCTGAAAAGCTCGTTATGCCCAGCCGAATTTTCGTCGACGACATGGAAACAATGAAGGCTTTTGTGTTGGGTGGAGATGGTATCGGCACTCTTCCCGGCACATTGGCGGACAAGGAAGAAAAGGCGGGTAAAATCGTGCGCGTCCTACCGGGATGGAGATGGGGTGCCGCGAACTTTTATTTCGTCTATCCTCCTCAACGCTTTGTTTCTTTAAAGGTCCAAACTTTCATTGAACACGCTTTGCAAACCCGTGCAGAGCGCAAAGATCTATGA
- a CDS encoding PPC domain-containing DNA-binding protein — MKFFLFGMMVVVMFEIAQADTTKRYIKVSGGYMMVLREGDQVFKHLEELAKKENIKSATFSGIGFANVKFGFFDFKTKEYVPKEFKKIELASFKGSIAWEEGKPSLHAHGVGAGENFQAVAGHILEATVDTGSLEIRVELMDKKLNRKMDESLGAKILEIP, encoded by the coding sequence ATGAAGTTTTTCTTATTCGGAATGATGGTGGTAGTTATGTTTGAAATCGCTCAAGCGGATACGACGAAAAGATATATCAAGGTCAGTGGCGGCTACATGATGGTGTTGCGCGAGGGCGATCAAGTATTTAAGCATCTAGAAGAATTAGCGAAGAAAGAAAATATTAAAAGTGCCACGTTCAGCGGTATCGGTTTTGCCAACGTAAAATTTGGATTCTTTGATTTTAAAACGAAAGAGTATGTTCCTAAAGAATTTAAAAAAATCGAACTGGCAAGTTTTAAAGGAAGTATCGCCTGGGAAGAGGGAAAGCCCTCGCTGCATGCGCATGGAGTCGGGGCGGGAGAAAATTTTCAGGCGGTAGCCGGTCACATTCTTGAAGCTACGGTCGACACCGGATCTTTGGAAATCCGGGTGGAACTTATGGATAAAAAGTTGAACCGTAAGATGGATGAGTCGTTAGGAGCAAAGATCTTAGAAATCCCCTAA
- a CDS encoding GyrI-like domain-containing protein, whose amino-acid sequence MKVTDKAEIIQWPVTHYVYIEKIGPFQETAPKAWQELHAGLAGIANDMKLKGFMSLYKVQPQMLYCAGVAVQEKPEKLPDGFKYMRFEGGKYSRYTMTGSYANLPEACGMIFSSFEKSAAPMRDDFFIENYVNDPKTTPEEQLVTEILIPTK is encoded by the coding sequence ATGAAAGTGACAGACAAAGCAGAAATCATTCAATGGCCGGTAACACACTATGTTTACATAGAAAAAATCGGACCTTTTCAAGAGACAGCACCCAAAGCGTGGCAAGAGTTGCACGCCGGCTTGGCTGGAATTGCTAATGATATGAAGCTTAAGGGGTTTATGAGTCTTTATAAGGTGCAGCCTCAAATGCTTTACTGTGCGGGAGTCGCCGTGCAAGAGAAACCAGAAAAACTGCCTGACGGTTTTAAGTACATGCGATTTGAAGGCGGTAAATACTCTCGTTACACGATGACGGGATCTTATGCCAATCTGCCTGAGGCCTGCGGGATGATCTTTAGCTCTTTTGAAAAGTCGGCGGCCCCTATGCGCGATGACTTCTTCATTGAAAATTACGTGAATGATCCCAAAACGACTCCGGAAGAGCAGCTTGTGACCGAAATACTAATTCCTACGAAATAA
- a CDS encoding TetR/AcrR family transcriptional regulator: MKKKTAAPKKTRNLEKSRKEILEAAFPLVFARGFQGVSIDDIVNQTSLTKGAFYHQFPTKLELGYALVDEVIKPMIIDRWIKPLESYENPLEGILKQMKTLIGKASPDELRLGCPLNNLVQEMAPVDAGFRDRLEASLTLWIDEMESHIKRAKKEGYLKNDVNTRHVAHFIVMTHEGFYGMLKGLHDPKAFDALFDSLKRYFQTISN; this comes from the coding sequence ATGAAAAAGAAGACCGCAGCCCCAAAAAAGACAAGAAATCTTGAAAAATCTCGAAAAGAGATCCTGGAGGCCGCTTTTCCCTTGGTTTTCGCCCGCGGGTTTCAAGGTGTCAGTATTGACGATATTGTTAATCAAACTTCCCTGACAAAAGGGGCCTTCTATCATCAGTTCCCCACTAAGTTGGAATTGGGCTACGCCCTTGTTGATGAAGTTATTAAGCCTATGATCATCGACAGGTGGATTAAACCTTTAGAGAGCTACGAAAATCCTTTAGAAGGAATTTTGAAGCAGATGAAAACTTTGATTGGCAAAGCTTCACCCGACGAGTTGCGATTGGGCTGTCCTTTGAATAATTTGGTACAAGAGATGGCTCCTGTCGATGCTGGTTTTCGTGACCGCTTAGAGGCTTCGTTAACTTTGTGGATTGATGAGATGGAATCTCATATCAAAAGAGCTAAGAAAGAAGGCTATCTAAAAAATGACGTCAACACTCGTCACGTCGCCCATTTCATTGTGATGACTCATGAAGGCTTTTACGGAATGCTCAAAGGCCTTCATGATCCGAAAGCCTTTGACGCCTTATTTGATTCCTTAAAAAGATACTTTCAAACTATTTCTAATTAA
- a CDS encoding TetR/AcrR family transcriptional regulator, giving the protein MAVKSDTRLRMINAALELFHRQGVNATSIDQILAQSETGKSQFSHYFRNKDGLIHAVLQFLHEVIRSGQTPTGYNIQSWKDLENWFQTYIDFQKSVKFECSCPIGTIGADISNEQELLRQDVRLFLEWSRGQLTRFFAEKKAAGELVSSAKPEPLADFCISIMQGGMLLTKMKREPDMFENAAAQALTYIKSLRTKK; this is encoded by the coding sequence ATGGCCGTCAAATCTGACACCCGTTTGCGAATGATTAATGCTGCTTTAGAGTTGTTCCACCGCCAGGGGGTAAATGCTACTAGTATTGATCAAATCTTGGCCCAGTCTGAAACGGGGAAAAGTCAGTTTTCTCATTACTTTCGCAATAAAGATGGACTCATCCATGCTGTTTTACAGTTCCTTCACGAAGTGATTCGTTCGGGTCAAACACCGACGGGCTACAATATCCAAAGCTGGAAAGATCTCGAAAATTGGTTCCAGACTTATATCGATTTTCAAAAAAGTGTGAAATTTGAATGTTCTTGTCCCATTGGCACTATCGGAGCAGATATTTCTAATGAACAAGAGCTTCTTCGTCAGGATGTGCGTCTGTTTTTGGAGTGGAGCCGTGGGCAATTGACTCGTTTTTTTGCCGAAAAGAAAGCGGCCGGGGAGCTGGTCTCATCCGCAAAACCGGAACCACTGGCGGACTTCTGCATTTCGATCATGCAGGGAGGCATGCTTCTTACCAAAATGAAGCGGGAGCCTGACATGTTCGAAAATGCCGCTGCTCAAGCATTAACTTATATAAAATCTTTAAGAACTAAAAAATAA
- a CDS encoding DoxX family membrane protein: MKNKIAMGAQIILGLIFFVFGLNGFLNFIPAPATQPEGVIKFFEGVMSTSYFMPVLKGTETICGALLLLGFASPAALVILAPITLQIALFHGFLTPGFQNFIMPLAMIILHVLAASAYWHLYAPLFKRNPRV, from the coding sequence ATGAAAAATAAAATCGCTATGGGAGCGCAGATTATTCTGGGTTTGATCTTTTTTGTTTTCGGTCTGAATGGATTCCTTAACTTTATTCCGGCTCCGGCAACTCAGCCGGAAGGTGTGATAAAGTTTTTTGAAGGTGTGATGTCGACATCCTACTTTATGCCAGTTCTAAAAGGGACAGAAACCATCTGTGGCGCTTTGTTGCTTTTGGGATTTGCTTCACCAGCGGCTTTGGTGATTCTGGCGCCGATCACTTTGCAAATTGCTTTGTTTCACGGTTTCTTAACGCCGGGATTTCAAAACTTCATTATGCCATTGGCGATGATTATTCTTCATGTTCTAGCGGCGAGCGCTTATTGGCACTTGTACGCTCCACTATTTAAACGCAACCCGCGCGTCTAA
- a CDS encoding VOC family protein, whose product MARQIYVNLPVKDLKKSMNFFSQLGFEFNMDFTNDQGACLIIGENIYAMLLAEDFFKTFTNKPLVDAKNSTEVLVCFSTDTRKQVDEFVAKAKQAGGTAPRASQDHGFMYQHGFEDLDGHIWEVVSYEQAK is encoded by the coding sequence ATGGCTAGACAAATCTATGTAAACTTACCGGTAAAAGATTTAAAGAAATCGATGAACTTTTTCTCTCAGCTGGGTTTTGAATTCAATATGGATTTCACCAATGACCAAGGAGCCTGTTTAATCATTGGTGAAAATATCTATGCGATGCTTTTAGCAGAAGACTTCTTCAAAACCTTCACTAACAAACCTCTTGTCGACGCAAAGAATAGCACGGAAGTCTTAGTTTGCTTTTCAACCGACACGCGAAAACAGGTGGATGAGTTTGTGGCTAAAGCAAAGCAAGCCGGAGGAACTGCTCCCCGCGCTTCGCAAGATCACGGATTTATGTATCAACATGGTTTCGAAGACCTTGATGGACATATTTGGGAAGTCGTATCCTACGAACAAGCGAAATAA
- a CDS encoding SDR family oxidoreductase, giving the protein MNSGKLILTGASGNLGQLTLKALLKRVPGNRIIVTTRTPDKLKDLVQQGVDVRFADFDDVNSLESAFKGGSRLLLISTDRIGDRIKAHKNAVNAAKKAGVKHILYTSLPQAEVSPSVVAPDHYATEVAIKESGLTYTFLRNNLYMDNLLLSLKSAVAMGTLYGSAGAGKIAYVSRADCAEAAAGALAEEIYENKIIDITGSEAVSYEDLVKLLSEVLGKTIRYQDLSDSEFAGALIKSGLPEAWAQVFMTFDASARKGSLQSVTTAVKDFAHKEPVLLRQFLSENRSALLN; this is encoded by the coding sequence ATGAACTCAGGAAAACTTATTCTTACAGGCGCTTCCGGAAATTTAGGTCAATTGACTTTAAAAGCTCTTTTAAAGCGGGTGCCAGGAAATCGCATCATCGTCACTACGCGAACGCCTGATAAATTGAAGGATCTGGTCCAACAAGGGGTGGATGTGCGTTTTGCAGACTTTGATGATGTGAACTCGCTAGAGTCGGCTTTTAAAGGCGGGTCCCGCTTATTATTGATTAGTACAGATCGTATTGGAGATCGTATCAAGGCTCACAAAAATGCAGTCAATGCAGCCAAGAAAGCCGGAGTGAAGCATATTCTTTATACATCTCTTCCTCAGGCAGAAGTCAGTCCTTCCGTGGTAGCTCCAGATCATTATGCGACAGAAGTAGCGATTAAAGAAAGTGGACTGACCTATACATTCCTTCGCAACAATCTGTATATGGATAACCTGCTATTGTCTTTAAAAAGTGCGGTGGCGATGGGTACTTTATACGGCTCTGCCGGCGCCGGTAAAATCGCTTACGTCAGTCGTGCAGATTGTGCCGAAGCCGCGGCGGGGGCACTGGCGGAGGAGATCTATGAAAATAAAATCATCGATATCACAGGTTCCGAAGCTGTTAGTTATGAGGATCTTGTGAAACTTTTGAGCGAGGTCTTAGGTAAAACGATTCGTTATCAAGATCTTTCAGATTCAGAATTTGCGGGAGCTCTTATCAAATCCGGACTTCCAGAAGCTTGGGCGCAAGTTTTTATGACCTTTGATGCTTCCGCAAGAAAGGGAAGTCTTCAATCCGTAACGACAGCAGTGAAAGATTTTGCGCACAAAGAGCCTGTTCTTTTAAGACAGTTTCTAAGTGAAAATCGCTCAGCCCTGCTTAATTAG
- a CDS encoding ABC transporter ATP-binding protein has product MSDVINISELNKMYSSGHCALKNIQLQIRRGEIFALLGPNGAGKTTLINIICGIVNRTSGSITVDGLDIQKEYRKVRGKIGLVPQELTGDMFEKVWDSIEFSRGVFGKPRNASYLEKVLKDLSLWDKKDSKIMTLSGGMKRRVMIAKALSHEPDILFLDEPTAGVDVELRHDMWAMVRKLRESGVTIILTTHYIEEAEEMADRIGVINKGELILVENKHTLMKKLGKKQLTLQLQSPLAEIPAEFKGTHLELSEDKNQLVYTFDTQAEQTGISELLRKLGNYGIDFKDLKSSESSLEEIFVKLIGGKK; this is encoded by the coding sequence ATGTCGGACGTCATTAATATTTCTGAGCTGAATAAAATGTACTCTTCTGGCCATTGCGCTTTAAAAAACATTCAACTGCAAATTCGTCGTGGAGAAATCTTTGCGCTTCTAGGCCCTAATGGCGCTGGCAAAACCACGCTGATCAATATCATTTGCGGCATTGTTAATCGCACTTCAGGCTCTATCACCGTCGACGGCCTGGATATTCAAAAAGAATATCGCAAAGTTCGCGGAAAAATTGGCTTAGTTCCCCAAGAGCTTACAGGTGATATGTTTGAAAAGGTGTGGGACTCAATCGAGTTCAGCCGCGGCGTTTTTGGAAAACCTCGAAACGCAAGCTACTTGGAAAAGGTTCTTAAAGACCTTTCTTTATGGGATAAAAAAGATTCTAAAATCATGACTCTTTCAGGTGGAATGAAAAGAAGAGTTATGATTGCCAAGGCTCTTTCCCATGAACCTGATATTTTATTTTTAGACGAACCTACCGCAGGCGTGGACGTGGAACTTCGCCACGATATGTGGGCCATGGTTCGCAAGCTTCGCGAAAGTGGTGTTACAATTATTCTTACGACCCATTACATTGAAGAAGCCGAAGAAATGGCGGATCGAATCGGCGTCATTAACAAGGGCGAACTGATTCTGGTCGAGAATAAACACACCCTTATGAAAAAACTCGGCAAAAAGCAGCTGACCTTGCAGCTGCAAAGCCCTTTGGCCGAAATTCCCGCTGAGTTCAAGGGTACTCATCTGGAACTTTCTGAAGATAAGAATCAACTCGTCTACACATTTGATACGCAAGCAGAACAAACTGGAATTTCTGAGCTATTAAGAAAGCTCGGAAACTACGGCATTGATTTTAAAGATCTAAAGTCATCCGAAAGCTCACTGGAAGAAATCTTCGTCAAACTTATTGGAGGCAAAAAATGA
- a CDS encoding ABC transporter permease has translation MNIYAIRAIYWHELARFFRTLFQSIASPVLSTSLYFIVFGAAIGSRMDDMNGVSYGAFIVPGLIMLSILTESISNASFGIYLPRYTGTIYEVLSAPISAFEIVIGYVGAAATKSIILGTIILVTSRIFVDYTIAHPLVMIAFLILTSVTFSLFGFIIGLWADGFEKLQVIPLMIITPLTFLGGSFYSIDMLPEFWQKVSLFNPVVYLISGFRWSFFEKADVSIGASLGLTFLFFAICMTVVWWIFRTGYKIKA, from the coding sequence ATGAATATCTATGCGATCCGCGCTATTTACTGGCACGAACTTGCAAGATTCTTTCGGACTCTTTTTCAGAGTATCGCTTCTCCCGTTCTATCCACGTCCCTTTACTTCATCGTTTTTGGAGCGGCGATCGGCTCTCGCATGGACGACATGAACGGCGTTAGTTATGGCGCCTTTATCGTTCCGGGTCTGATTATGCTCTCGATATTAACGGAAAGTATTTCGAATGCCTCTTTCGGTATTTACCTTCCCCGCTATACCGGGACGATTTACGAAGTTCTTTCTGCGCCTATTTCTGCTTTTGAGATCGTCATTGGTTATGTGGGCGCCGCCGCGACAAAGTCTATTATTCTAGGCACAATCATTTTAGTTACCTCAAGAATCTTCGTGGATTACACCATTGCCCATCCGTTGGTTATGATCGCATTTTTAATTCTTACGTCAGTGACGTTCAGTCTTTTTGGATTTATTATTGGCTTATGGGCCGACGGCTTTGAAAAGCTTCAAGTGATTCCACTCATGATTATCACGCCGTTGACGTTTTTGGGTGGAAGTTTCTATTCTATCGATATGCTGCCAGAATTCTGGCAGAAAGTTTCTTTATTCAACCCTGTAGTGTACCTTATCAGTGGTTTTCGCTGGAGTTTCTTTGAAAAAGCCGACGTCAGTATCGGCGCAAGTCTGGGACTGACGTTTTTGTTCTTTGCAATATGCATGACCGTTGTTTGGTGGATTTTTAGAACCGGCTACAAAATCAAGGCATAA
- a CDS encoding SRPBCC family protein, with protein MLKAAGLAVLVLLVAFLGYVSTREGKFKYVRSDLIQAPKDKIYPYISDLKLGAQWSPYEKADPTMKKSFSGPEAGVGATMSFEGNDQSGSGKIEIVKLTPQETVELKLTMIKPMHAENLVTYTLTSEGDATRFTWSMEGDGGFMGKLVHVFIDVEKMVGDQFVQGIQNLKALVEAKN; from the coding sequence ATGTTGAAAGCCGCAGGTTTAGCAGTTCTGGTTCTTTTGGTGGCGTTTCTTGGTTATGTTTCCACACGAGAGGGGAAATTCAAATACGTTCGTAGCGATTTGATTCAGGCTCCCAAGGATAAAATCTATCCGTATATCAGTGATTTAAAGTTGGGGGCCCAGTGGTCTCCTTATGAAAAAGCGGATCCTACGATGAAAAAGTCGTTTTCGGGACCAGAGGCCGGCGTCGGCGCTACCATGAGTTTTGAAGGAAATGATCAATCCGGTTCCGGAAAAATTGAAATTGTGAAACTGACTCCTCAAGAAACAGTGGAACTCAAATTAACGATGATAAAACCTATGCACGCCGAAAACCTAGTCACTTACACGTTGACCTCCGAAGGGGATGCGACTCGATTCACCTGGTCTATGGAAGGTGACGGCGGGTTTATGGGAAAGCTCGTCCATGTTTTTATCGATGTTGAAAAAATGGTCGGTGATCAGTTCGTTCAAGGTATTCAAAATTTAAAAGCACTTGTTGAAGCGAAAAACTAG
- a CDS encoding SRPBCC family protein — METHSEPIIVTRLFDASRDDVWKSWTVPERIKQWWGPHTFTAPTAKCDVRVGGVYLFAMQDPEKKVYWGTGTYKEVVPHTKLAFTDSFADENGNIVSSEYYGMPGIPKELLVTVTLEEVNGKTKMTLKHEGFPPGEMADQCKEGWEQSFDKFEKTLNKEEGRKQWLDKSM; from the coding sequence ATGGAAACACATTCAGAACCTATTATCGTCACTCGCCTATTTGATGCTTCTCGCGACGATGTCTGGAAAAGCTGGACCGTCCCTGAACGAATCAAACAATGGTGGGGGCCCCACACCTTTACCGCTCCCACAGCTAAATGTGATGTCCGAGTCGGTGGCGTTTACCTCTTTGCCATGCAAGATCCCGAAAAAAAAGTTTATTGGGGCACAGGAACCTATAAAGAAGTAGTTCCTCACACCAAACTTGCCTTTACCGATTCTTTTGCGGATGAAAACGGGAACATTGTTTCTTCCGAGTACTATGGAATGCCCGGAATTCCAAAAGAGTTGTTAGTCACCGTGACGCTAGAAGAAGTAAACGGAAAAACCAAAATGACGTTGAAGCATGAAGGATTTCCCCCCGGCGAAATGGCCGATCAATGCAAAGAAGGTTGGGAACAGTCTTTTGATAAATTCGAAAAAACACTCAATAAAGAAGAAGGGCGCAAGCAATGGCTAGACAAATCTATGTAA
- a CDS encoding SRPBCC family protein, whose protein sequence is MKAKKHPVNPELDLVLERVVDVPRHLVWKAWTTPELMKQWFAPRPWTTPQIRLDLYPGGAFNTTMKSPEGQEYPSQGCVLEVIENERLAFTSALSEGFRPTGESFMTAIITLEDHPQGTKYTAHAVHKNKEDRKTHEDMGFMTGWGICVDQLVELVKKGI, encoded by the coding sequence GTGAAAGCAAAGAAGCATCCTGTAAACCCGGAACTGGATTTAGTTTTAGAACGAGTCGTCGATGTGCCAAGACATCTTGTTTGGAAGGCGTGGACAACACCTGAACTTATGAAACAATGGTTTGCACCTCGCCCTTGGACGACGCCCCAAATTCGCTTAGATCTTTATCCTGGCGGCGCATTTAATACCACGATGAAATCCCCCGAGGGACAAGAGTATCCAAGTCAAGGCTGTGTCTTAGAGGTTATCGAAAATGAACGTTTGGCCTTTACTTCCGCATTGAGTGAAGGCTTTCGCCCGACGGGTGAATCTTTCATGACAGCGATCATCACCCTTGAAGATCATCCTCAAGGAACAAAGTACACGGCTCACGCTGTTCACAAAAATAAAGAGGATAGAAAAACTCACGAGGACATGGGGTTTATGACGGGTTGGGGTATTTGCGTTGACCAACTGGTCGAACTGGTCAAAAAAGGAATTTAA